In Oryza brachyantha chromosome 2, ObraRS2, whole genome shotgun sequence, a single window of DNA contains:
- the LOC102701337 gene encoding zinc finger protein ZAT5 — protein MQADHQVADVVDRERGLALVADMSVEDKQQQLAAAVVKRKRTKRPRHHAAPASPASSAESTTTEEEDMAHCLILLAQGAAVVDSKPSAPAPAPAAQPPVVAAPAPPPPAVVVKSERYTSRKYTEAATTADGVRAGFYVYECKTCNKCFPTFQALGGHRASHKKPRLAGADEENANAATTINTTVVKSKPPMTTSSPPPPPPPQADAAVPAVVPDVTTVLSLNNCNVAAGSMINKLRVHECSICGAEFGSGQALGGHMRRHRPLHAPPERAVTTATTADTKKDGSTSINLELDLNLPAPSDEESVSPPPPPPVLLALGGQFNDGKKPILLTSSAALVGCHY, from the coding sequence ATGCAGGCCGATCACCAGGTGGCTGACGTCGTCGACAGAGAGCGCGGTCTGGCGCTCGTCGCCGACATGTCCGTCGAggacaagcagcagcagctcgccgccgccgttgtgAAGCGCAAGCGCACCAAGAGGCCGCGACAccacgcggcgccggcgtcgcccgCGTCGTCCGCCGAGAGCACCAccaccgaggaggaggacatgGCGCACTGCCTCATCCTCCTCGCGCAGGGCGCCGCTGTCGTCGACTCCaagccgtcggcgccggcgccggctccgGCTGCGCAGCCTCCGGTGGTCgccgcgcctgcgccgccgccgccggcggtggtggtcaAGAGCGAGAGGTACACGAGCCGCAAGTACACGGAGGCGGCCACCACGGCGGACGGCGTCAGGGCCGGGTTCTACGTCTACGAGTGCAAGACGTGCAACAAGTGCTTCCCCACCTTCCAAGCCCtcggcggccaccgcgccAGCCACAAGaagcctcgcctcgccggcgccgacgaggagaacgccaacgccgccaccaccatcaACACTACCGTCGTCAAGTCGAAGCCGCCGATGACGACATcgtcgccaccacctccaccaccgcctcaggccgacgccgccgtccctGCCGTCGTCCCGGACGTCACCACCGTGCTGAGCCTTAACAATTGcaacgtcgccgccggcagcaTGATCAACAAGCTGAGGGTGCACGAGTGCTCGATCTGCGGCGCCGAGTTCGGCTCCGGGCAGGCGCTGGGCGGGCACATgcggcgccaccggccgctgcacgcgccgccggagcgcgCGGTGACCACAGCCACCACCGCGGACACCAAGAAAGATGGAAGCACGAGCATCAACCTGGAGCTCGACCTCAACCTGCCGGCGCCGTCCGACGAGGAGTCCGtgtctccgccgcctccgccacctgTGCTTCTGGCTCTCGGCGGGCAGTTCAACGACGGCAAGAAGCCAATTCTGctcacctcctccgccgccctggTCGGCTGCCATTATTGA
- the LOC102701616 gene encoding pentatricopeptide repeat-containing protein At5g14770, mitochondrial has protein sequence MAAPRPETLHASFLCSLAIALLRAGRLSAASHLLSSLPAAPAPLLRRLIPALASSGLAAAAVRFRPVTGDPISLNAVISSYCRLRLLRPAVALLRSHRPTTVGYNILLAGLSRHGYGGLAVLAEMCKRGVPFDRVTVNTLLAGLCRNGQVDAAAGLADMLLLRGRGIPALDVIGWNTLIAGYSRVGDMPMALGVSQGMMKQGLPMDVVGYNTLVAGFCRNGEVDAARGMLDTMKEAGVDPNAATYTPFIVEYCRTIGVEDAFDLYEGMVRTGVLPDVVTLTALVAGLCRVGRFSEAYALFREMDKVGATPNHVTYCTLIDSLAKAGRGNESLSLLGEMVSRGVVMDLVTYTALMDWLGKQGKIGEVKDKFHFALSDNIYPNGVTYTVLIDALCKAGSIDEAEQVLLEMEEKSISPNVVTFSSIINGYVKIGSVDKANEFKRMMKERGINPNVVTYGTLIDGFFKFQGQEEALKVYHEMLFEGVKVNKFVVDSMVNGLRQNGKIEEAVALFKDMCESGLSLDHVNYTTLIDGLFKAGNMPAAFKFGQELMDRNMFPDAVVYNMFINCLCMLGKSKEAKSFLTEMRNMGLKPDQCTYNTMIASHCRKGETGKALKLFHEMKRISIKPNLITYNTLVVGLFETGAVEKAKSLLNEMVSAGFCPSSLTHRRVLQACSRSRRLDVILDIHEWMMNAGLHADIIVYNTLVHVLCYHGMTRKATAVLEEMLGSGIVPDTITYNALILGHCKSSHLDNAFATYAQMLHQKISPNMATFNTLLGGLESVGRIREAGTVLIEMEKSGFQPDNLTYDILVTGSGKQSNKVDAMRLYCEMVGRGFVPKVSTYNALISDFTKAGMMTQAKELFKDMQKRGVHPTSCTYDILVSGWSRLRNGTEVKNILKDMKEKGFSPSKGTLNFICRAFSKPGMTWQAQRLLKNLYRV, from the coding sequence ATGGCGGCCCCGCGCCCCGAAACCCTCCACGCCTCCTTCCTCTGCTCCCTCGCCAtcgccctcctccgcgccggccgcctctccgccgcctcccacctcctctcctccctccccgccgcccccgcacccctcctccgccgcctcatccctgccctcgcctcctccggcctcgccgccgccgccgtccgcttcCGCCCCGTCACGGGCGACCCCATCTCCCTCAACGCCGTAATCTCCTCCTactgccgcctccgcctgctccgccccgccgtcgcgctccTCCGCTCCCACCGCCCGACCACCGTCGGCTACAACATCCTGCTCGCCGGCCTCTCTCGCCATGGCTATGGGGGCCTCGCGGTGCTCGCTGAAATGTGCAAGCGCGGGGTGCCCTTCGATCGGGTCACCGTCAACACGCTGCTCGCGGGCCTCTGCAGGAATGGCCAGGTCGACGCGGCCGCGGGTCTGGCCGACATGCTGTTGCTCAGAGGCAGAGGGATCCCTGCCTTGGATGTCATCGGCTGGAACACTCTCATTGCTGGATATTCTAGGGTTGGGGACATGCCCATGGCGTTGGGCGTGTCCCAAGGGATGATGAAACAAGGGTTGCCAATGGATGTGGTGGGCTACAATACCTTGGTTGCTGGGTTCTGCCGCAATGGTGAGGTTGATGCTGCACGGGGCATGCTGGACACAATGAAGGAGGCAGGGGTGGATCCCAATGCGGCAACCTACACGCCCTTCATTGTGGAGTACTGTAGGACGATAGGGGTCGAGGATGCGTTCGATTTGTATGAGGGAATGGTGAGGACAGGAGTGCTGCCGGATGTGGTCACGCTGACCGCTCTTGTTGCTGGCCTTTGTAGGGTCGGCCGCTTCTCGGAAGCATATGCTCTTTTCAGGGAGATGGACAAGGTCGGGGCAACGCCAAACCATGTCACCTACTGTACGCTTATTGACTCGCTGGCAAAAGCCGGGAGGGGCAATGAGTCGCTCAGTCTGTTGGGGGAGATGGTTTCTAGAGGAGTGGTCATGGATTTGGTCACCTATACTGCTTTGATGGACTGGCTGGGTAAACAAGGCAAGATTGGTGAAGTGAAGGACAAGTTTCATTTTGCCCTTTCAGATAATATTTATCCCAATGGTGTTACGTACACCGTATTGATCGATGCTCTCTGCAAAGCTGGCAGCATTGATGAGGCAGAGCAGGTGTTGCTTGAAATGGAGGAGAAATCGATCAGTCCAAATGTTGTTACATTCTCATCAATCATCAATGGCTATGTTAAAATAGGATCGGTTGACAAAGCAAATGAGTTCAAGAGGATGATGAAGGAAAGGGGCATCAATCCAAATGTGGTGACCTACGGAACACTGATCGATGGTTTCTTCAAGTTCCAAGGGCAAGAGGAAGCTCTTAAGGTGTACCATGAAATGCTGTTTGAGGGTGTCAAGgtaaataaatttgttgttgATTCTATGGTGAATGGTTTGAGGCAGAATGGAAAAATAGAGGAAGCTGTGGCATTGTTTAAAGATATGTGTGAGAGTGGCCTGTCACTAGATCATGTGAACTATACCACTTTGATTGACGGGCTTTTTAAAGCAGGCAACATGCCTGCTGCTTTTAAGTTTGGTCAGGAATTAATGGACAGGAACATGTTTCCTGATGCTGTTgtttataatatgtttatcAATTGCCTTTGCATGCTTGGGAAATCTAAGGAAGCAAAATCCTTCTTGACAGAGATGAGAAATATGGGCTTGAAACCTGATCAATGTACATATAACACTATGATTGCTTCACATTGCAGGAAAGGAGAGACCGGTAAAGCTCTAAAACTCTTTCATGAAATGAAGAGGATTTCCATAAAACCTAACCTCATCACATACAATACACTGGTTGTGGGTCTCTTTGAGACTGGGGCAGTGGAGAAGGCAAAGTCTTTGCTAAATGAGATGGTCTCTGCTGGCTTCTGTCCATCCTCTCTGACTCATCGACGGGTTTTGCAAGCATGTTCTCGAAGCAGGAGGTTGGATGTGATTCTGGATATTCATGAATGGATGATGAATGCCGGTCTTCATGCTGATATCATCGTATACAATACTCTTGTTCATGTTCTGTGTTACCATGGAATGACAAGAAAAGCCACAGCTGTTCTGGAAGAAATGTTGGGGAGTGGAATTGTCCCAGACACGATCACATACAATGCTCTTATTCTTGGTCATTGCAAGAGCAGCCATCTAGATAATGCATTTGCTACATATGCTCAGATGCTTCACCAAAAGATTTCACCAAATATGGCTACTTTCAACACGCTTCTGGGTGGTCTTGAGTCTGTTGGAAGGATCAGAGAAGCAGGCACCGTGCTCATTGAGATGGAGAAGAGTGGGTTTCAACCTGATAATCTCACTTATGACATACTGGTTACAGGATCTGGAAAACAAAGCAACAAAGTCGATGCAATGAGATTGTATTGTGAAATGGTGGGCAGGGGCTTTGTTCCTAAAGTAAGCACATATAATGCACTTATAAGTGACTTCACTAAAGCAGGAATGATGACTCAAGCTAAAGAGCTGTTCAAGGATATGCAAAAGAGAGGTGTTCATCCTACATCCTGCACTTATGATATTCTTGTAAGTGGATGGTCAAGGCTTAGAAATGGAACTGAGGTGAAAAATATTCTCAAAGATATGAAAGAGAAAGGATTCAGTCCATCTAAAGGCACtcttaattttatatgcaGAGCATTCTCAAAACCAGGAATGACATGGCAGGCTCAACGTTTACTTAAAAACCTTTACAGGGTTTAG